A genomic segment from Bufo bufo chromosome 8, aBufBuf1.1, whole genome shotgun sequence encodes:
- the LOC120978152 gene encoding adenosine deaminase domain-containing protein 2-like: MASYRDQSSKLVLMETVSLLRKQYRTDAGQKQCGEVTDQMIAHEDRCAAVANDTYRRLVGDSEHFKHRSNLAAFILQRDVVSEEEVGDVYEVVALGTGATWYQGWQDYHGLLVHDCHAVVIARRALLRYLYKEVALYYSKVPGASEKSIFRPTQQTQSLVLKPNTFFHLYLSRVPEEATQSGLSRREQTGVHLSIHAKGSTRPVSECPPSILNTHVCCMSVTDKLLKWSALGVQGALLSQFVDPLYITSIITGSRRHQMEALSQALDRLHPPLDMTLFRPYSVCSPYLLIVPEINSNRPAPIHPSHSLNWTKGDKNVEIIDATTGQTVEK, encoded by the exons ATGGCGTCTTATCGAGATCAAT CCAGTAAGCTCGTCCTGATGGAGACCGTGTCCCTCCTGCGGAAGCAGTATCGCACAGATGCCGGCCAGAAGCAATGCGGAGAAGTCACAG ATCAAATGATCGCACATGAAGATAGATGCGCTGCGGTGGCCAATGATACATATCGCCGTTTGGTGGGCGACTCTGAACATTTCAAGCACAGGAGTAACCTGGCGGCATTCATCCTGCAGAGAG ATGTTGTGAGTGAAGAGGAGGTCGGTGACGTCTATGAGGTGGTGGCGCTGGGAACTGGTGCTACCTGGTATCAGGGATGGCAGGACTATCATGGGCTTCTGGTTCACGATTGCCATGCAGTGGTTATAGCAAGGAGGGCGTTGCTGAG ATATTTGTATAAAGAAGTCGCCCTGTACTACAGTAAGGTTCCTGGGGCCAGTGAGAAAAGCATTTTCCGTCCTACCCAGCAGACACAGTCCCTGGTACTGAAACCGAACACTTTTTTTCATCTCTACTTGAGTCGAGTCCCAGAGGAAGCCACACAGAGCGGCCT TTCTAGGCGAGAGCAGACGGGTGTGCACCTGAGTATCCACGCTAAGGGCTCGACGCGTCCAGTGTCTGAGTGTCCTCCCAGTATATTAAACACCCACGTCTGCTGTATGTCCGTTACAGACAAGCTGCTTAAGTGGAGTGCACTTGGGGTCCAGGGAGCTTTGCTAAGTCAATTTGTGGACCCTCTGTACATAACTAGCATCATCACAG GGAGCAGAAGGCATCAGATGGAAGCTTTAAGCCAGGCCCTGGATCGGCTGCATCCTCCCTTGGACATGACATTGTTTCGACCCTATTCTGTGTGCTCCCCATACTTGCTGATTGTACCAGAAATCAATAGCAATCGTCCTGCACCCATTCACCCCTCTCACAGCCTCAACTGGACAAAGGGAGACAAGAATGTGGAAATTATCGATGCCACGACTGGCCAAACAGTGGAAAAGTGA